The proteins below come from a single Cricetulus griseus strain 17A/GY chromosome 6, alternate assembly CriGri-PICRH-1.0, whole genome shotgun sequence genomic window:
- the Mdk gene encoding midkine, whose amino-acid sequence MGSLVHWPCALEQSPPSGLYSGIWWRMQHRGFFLLALLALLALTSAVAKKKDKVKKGSLGSECSEWTWGPCTPSSKDCGMGFREGTCGAQTQRIHCKVPCNWKKEFGADCKYKFESWGACDGSTGTKARQGTLKKARYNAQCQETIRVTKPCTSKTKSKTKAKKGKGKD is encoded by the exons ATGGGTTCTTTAGTCCATTGGCCCTGTGCCCTGGAGCAGTCCCCTCCCTCTGGCCTGTACTCGGGAATCTGGTGGAG GATGCAGCACCGAGGTTTCTTCCTTCTAGCCCTTCTTGCCCTCCTGGCGCTCACGTCCGCCGTGGCCAAAAAGAAAG ACAAGGTGAAGAAGGGCAGCCTGGGGAGCGAGTGTTCGGAGTGGACCTGGGGGCCCTGCACCCCCAGCAGCAAAGACTGCGGCATGGGTTTCCGCGAGGGTACCTGCGGAGCCCAGACCCAGCGCATCCATTGCAAGGTGCCCTGCAACTGGAAGAAGGAATTTGGAG CCGACTGCAAATACAAGTTTGAGAGTTGGGGGGCGTGTGATGGGAGCACTGGCACCAAAGCCCGCCAAGGGACCCTGAAGAAGGCTCGCTACAATGCCCAGTGCCAGGAGACCATCCGTGTGACCAAGCCCTGTACCTCCAAGACTAAGTCGAAGACCAAAG ccaagaaagggaaaggaaaggactgA